The DNA segment TCGTTCTTCATCATTTTCTGGAGATAGAATTGCACTAAGTTTGAAATGAGGAGCAAGTGGAGTACTGACTGGTTTTGTCTTCTCATCCATGCCAAAATGTCTTAGTACTTTAGATattgcttttgagtcaaacaAAGTCTCCCCAATTTCCTATCTCTGCATATCTCCATACCGAGAATCTTCTTAGCCTCACCTAAATCTTTCATTTCGAATTCTTGATTCAGTTGAGCCTTCAATTTTTCTATTTCTCCTTTATTTTTTGACGCAATCGACATAAAGGAAAAGATAAACAAATGATCCATCTTGTAGCTTGCGTAAATATACACAGTGATCATACTTGCTTCTATTGTACTTCTGCGCCATCATGAACTTATCAAATCTCTTGTACCACTGCCTTAGAGATTGCTTCAATCTATACAATGATTTTCTCAACTTGCACACTAAGTTTTCCTTAACAAGAACCTTGTATCCCTCTGGCTAAGTCATATAGATTTCCTCCTCCAAGTCCCCATGTAAAAACGCGGTCTTTACATCCAATTGAACTAGTTCCAAATCAAACTTTGCTACCAAAGCCAACAATATTCTTATGGAGGTGTGTTTTACAACTGGAGAAAATACTTCATTGTAATCAATTCCCTCCTTTTGAGCATAGCCTTTAGCCACCAACCTTGCCTTGTAGCAAACACTGGACTTGTCAGGAAATCCCTCCTTTATTGCAAAAACCCATTTGCATCCAATTGCCTTCTTTCCTTTTGGTAGAATTGCTAGCTTCCATGTCTGATTCTTTTGAAGGGACTGCATCTCCTCATCCATAGCATTTCTCCATCTTTCATCTTCTGAACTTTGTACAACTTCAGAATAAGATGTAGGAATTTCTTCAACTGAAGATGCACAAGCCATCGTATCTTCATGGCGAGCAGGCTTTTTCTATTTCTATATGGCTTTCTCAATGCAATTGGCATCTCTTGTTGTGGCGGTTCTTGTGCTGGAACCTCACATTCTTCATCTGATCCTTCTATAGTACGACTATCAGATTCCATTTCTAGATCAATTTTTCTACCTCCTTCAAACTCCACCTGTTTGGAAGTATCCTCCACCTGCTGTGGAGTACCATATGCTTTCTTATATTCTACCTTCTTCAATATGGTGGATTCATCAAAGGTAACATCCCTGCTAAAGATTATCTTCTTGGACTCATGGCACCATAAGCGATATCCTTTGACTCCAGAGGAAATGCTCATAAATACTGCTTCTTTTGCTCTCAGATCCAACTTTGATTCCTTAATGTGGTAGTATGCAGTGGAACCAAACACACGTAAGGAATTATAATCTTTAGCTGGTTTTCCATGCCACACCTCTAAAGGTGTCTTGCCGTTGATAGCAGATGATGGTAACCAATTAATGAGATGGCTAGCATATGTTACAGCCTCAGCCCAGAAGTGTCTGCCCAAACCAGCATTGGACAACATACATCGAACTTTCTCCAGTAGAGTTCAATTCATTCGTTCTGCCACCccattctgttgtggtgtattTCTTATTGTGAAGTGTCagacaattccttcatcttcaCAAACTTTCATGAAAGGGTCACTTTTGTACTCTCCACCATTATCTGATCAAAGACATTTGATATTCCTTCATGTCTGAGTCTCCATCATCTTTTTCCATATGAGAAAAATTCCCAGCACTTCATCCTTCGACTTCATAGTGTACACCCACACTCTTCTAGAGAAGTCGTCAACAAAGGTAACATAATAGGATTTACCCCCTAACGAAACTGTTTTGGAAGGTCCCCACATTTGAGTGAACATAGTCCAAAATACCCTTGGTATTATGGATTGCAGTGCCAAACTTCACTCTCGTCTGCTTCCCTTTGATACAATGCTGACAAAGATCTAACTTGCAGGTCCGAACTCCATTCAATAACCCTTGACTCGCCAAAGCTTTCAAGGACTTTTCACCTGCATGCCCCAACCGCATATGCCATAATCTAGTTGCTTCTAGCTCCTTATCATCACGGGAAACTACTGCTTCTGCTCCAGTAATTGTACTACCATCATAATAGTACAGGTTGTTGCTCCTTTGAACTCCCTTCATTACCACAAGTGCGCCAGAGATGACCTTCATGGAATCTTCTTTGATAACAATAAAGGTGAAGCCCTTTTTGCTCAAGACTCCCACTGAAATAAGATTCTTCGTCAAGCTCGGCACGTGTCTAACATCTGTCAAACTTCTGGTTGCTCCATCATGATTCCTCAACTGAATTGAACCAATTCCAGCTGTCTTACAAGGACTGTCATTTGTTGTGTGAACAACTCCACCATCTATTTCTTTGAAGTCAAAGAACCACTCTCGATTAGGACACATATGATGGCTACAACCCGTGTCTAGAATCCATGCTTGCAATCCACTTAATGATGCCATGGTAGCCAATGAAAAGTTCGAGTTATCATCATAGTCAACAACATTTGAATCAGCAACAACCTTCCCTTTACTAGATTTGTTTTTCAGCTTCGGGCAATCTTTCTTCCAGTGCCCTTTCTCTCGGCAAAAGACACATTCATCTTTGCCAACTCTAGATTTTGACCTCTCCTTCTTGCCTTTACTCTTCTTCTGGGAACGGCCTATCATGACTAGTGCTTCTACTGCGTCGCTGCTACTTTCTTTCTTAATTCGTAGCTATATAATGCAACACACACTTCTTTAAGAGACACCTCAGCCTTTCCATGAAGTAAAGTCGTTTCAAGAAATTGAAATTCCTCAGGAAGCGATCCCAACAACATCAATGCcaaatcttcatctccaaaaGTCACGTCCAAGTTCATCAAGTCGGTTACAAGCTTATTGAAACTCGTGATGTGATCATTCATTGCAGAAGTTTCCTTACTGAATGCATATTTCTGCTCTCTGGAAAGGCATGATCAAATTGTACCACAGGCCAAACGGTTTATTGTTTTTCAATCCTTCTCATCAACATCTTCTGGTTTCTCTCCTTCAATGACAATATCTAGACCTTGTTGAAACAAGGCATCAAAAACTTCGCTTTACCAAATGCCAAAATGACCAGTACCATCAAAGATCTCCACTGCAATTCTGCTGTTTGACATGCCTATTCTTGACAGAATAGATGTCTTTACCGATGTGAGACCCTGTGATGTTTCATCAGTCGTCATCTCAtctcaaattgaaaaatcaccAATAATAACTTGCCTTAAGTAACTTCACCAGAAAAATTCCCTGGCCACTGGTGGAGTCACAAACGGTCTCACTTAAATACCAGCTTTCTTAGGCGATTAATGCCCTTTTGACAGAATTTTCCTAAGCACTTAAGACAATATATTGTCTAAGATTTTTCCAAATGAGTGTTTTAAACACTACCTTTTAATTTGCTAAATTGTCAAcgaaaccaaaaaaaaaacttttctgaTGTGCCGACCGATCAGCCTAGCTGCGACGCAAAGAGCATACTAAGTTTTATAAACCAACGGAACCCCGAGAAAAGAAACTTTTCTGATGTGCCGACCGATCAGTCTAACTGTGGTGCACAGAGCACACTAAGTTTCTAAAccaaggctctgataccaattgttgcgGAAACGACTAGCAAATTGAAAGCTAAAGCATAAAACAAATAGAGAAAACACCGGAATTTAATGAGGTTCGGCCAATATTGCCTACGTCCCCGGGCACTACTAAATATTTTTGCAAATGAGCAATTACAATATAGAAAAGAGGAGAAAACAACATAGCCTTAGAAATTAGAGGACGCTTGTTGTGGGGTGCCTTACGCCTAAAACCCAAGCCCATATATATAGTGTTCCAACCTCCTCCCAAAAGTATAACTTTTCAATATGGGACTTTGAACAACTAGTATACTCTATCCCTCTTCTTCCCTTTAGGCTAACATTATGACATTCTTAAAAGAGTCATTTTTTCTACACTGAGGACACTCCTATTTCCCCTCCTTACAATtttagataattttttattcatttcctcATGGTGTGTTTCTTCAATCATTTGCATAGTAGAAATTACATCAATTTTGTCATGAAGCCTCTCTATTTCTTTGTAGCTGGAGTCTTCATAGATCAATTGGTGCTGGCCCTTTAGAAAGTCCATGGCCTTCTTGTAAGCATCCTAGAGTGCTTCAGGCTCAGAATTTGCTGGCTCACTGATCACAGTATGATAACATGCAACCTCGTTTTCTACTCTCTTGTACATAAAAGAGACAGTGACAATGAATTTTAGGTTTGCGAAATTAGTATGATGATCAAAATTTGGCAATTGAAGTGCATCAAATATTAGCGTTAAATAACTATAGGCATGGCTGGAATTGTATTTTGGGGTTGAAACATAACAATGTAAGAGCAATGAGTAATGTATGATGAATCAGTAAATAATAGAGTAAAAAACTTAAATCTAATAGTACTGAAATTACATTTGGATAAAGAATGATTATTAGGAGTCCTTGAGAGATGAGGATCTTCTTCGCCAAATAGCGCAACTACAGGGACAAAAGGAGTGACAGTTAAAATGCAAAATTAGAAGGTATTGAATAAAAACATAGAGAACTTTTGTTTACCAGTAATGGCTGAGTGTTGACGATGAAAATGGGAAGTTGTACTATGCTTGATACATTTAAATAGGATGGTTTCAGATATTAGAACCGTCGGAATATGAAAGGTCGATTAACACATGTCAAAATGACTGCGGTAAATAAAGCCTTTTCAAATTCCACATACATTAAAGATAGATGACACGAAAGAACAATCAGACATTTGTATTGGTTCAATGGTTAAGAAACTTGTGCATAGTCATTATGTCACAACATCATCAGCAATCCCCAGTGCCTTCATGTATCGTACAAAAGGTCCATTTGGATATGCAAATTTTCATGTTTCATTAGTTGAATAATTACATATTGGTTGAATACTATATATTATTACAAAACTAATTGACACAAACATCATCTAGGAAATCGTCATCTGGTTCAGTTCATATATATGTTCTTGGAAAGATGAAATTATATTCCTTCACATttggaagaaagaaaaaattagaTCATCAACAATGCTAGTTAACTATACTTCGGTGGCTACACTTAGAGAATTGAGGAATGCTTTATAGGGACTGTCATTAATCAAGACTGTGTTTGAGGTATTATATTCTTTATATACTTCCCACACAGCTCTCAAGTCCTTAAATATTATTGGTTTATCTGAATATGGGCTAGCTAGTTTTGACATCTGTTACTCTACAGTTCGTCTGATCCTGCAAAGTAAAACGGGACGTAGAAAACATtctatgaattaattttaaaaataaatgataataaTCGAAAAGAATGCCTCACCCAAATGAACTTGAGTTTTCTATAGACATTTCCAGCGGCATTGAAAGCTGTGAGTACTTTATTGATATTGTGccttgaaaaatagaaaataaagaaaaaaattggatgaATGAATTGATTGGAAgtataaaaagagaaaaaacatTGAACAAGACAATTATCGCACCTCATTTTTTACGACCAAATTGCCACATCAAAATGTTCAAAGCAGAATTTTAAAAATGGAATGTGGTCGCAAGCTACGGGTTGTAGAAGCGAAAACCATTCCATTCAAATCCAATAAAAGCAGTTTCTTCATTGATTGAGTGGATGAAGGAAATTCTCAAATACTCTGCCTTCCTCAACCGCATGCTCCGACTGGCTCTCTTTTGCAATAGATTGctcattctcattctcatttCTCATGCATACAACCATCTCCGGCAGTCAAATCCTGATCTTCTGGCTAAACAGTCTAGTTCCCAACACCATCATCAACATCATATTCAACACCATCATCGTGCATCTCCTCATCTCTTCCATCGTCTTCCTCATTTTGTGGGATTTCATTTAACACTGTACTTCGATCATAAATCACTACATCATTTTGTACGTCGACAAATTTTGACAAAATCTATCCTCTCATTTCGGTCAAACTGGCTATACTTAACCAGTATCTTGCATTAATAGCATTTGAGCTGTTAGAAATTTTGTCATTCACTGTCATAGGAACTTTAAAGTGCTTAAAAATCACAGTTAGCAAATTACCATGTAGGAAATTGACATCTTTCTCCCAATCTTTTTTTCCCGCTCTATGCCTACGTAAgatattgaaattttttttgatttgttttttcaatttttttttgatttgCTTCCTTTGTCTCTGCCGAACGCAGCTTTTAAGGAGTCGGTGTCACCACCTACTGCAGCCGATGTTGCCGATTTTGCTTCCCCAGAATCCCAGTTCTATTGACCGATAGGAGAATCCAAATCTGATGAGAATTCGACTTCATCTCTCGGCGTTCTTTTTGCGTATGGATtctgatgcagatgactctatTTTCTGGGCCCTCTCTCCTAATGGAATGTTTACGGTGGGCCAATCTGGTCTTTCACAATAAAGTGATAGATGGAACTGCCATTAAACGACTTATTAGCAGATCATTTTAGTTTGCACTATATTTGGAACTCTCGCGCCCCTTTTCTTTCAGAACCTCAAGCCTTCCGTTTTAGGCCCATAAGAAATCGCGGAGCCATCCATTAATAGTAATGGAACTCTGTGCGAGGGAGAGACCAGACCACCGATAATTAACCAATCCTATGGCCACTATAAAAGCGGTTTTGCGCAAATGTTCAGATCGAGATTTGGAAGAGCTGCGGAATGGCCTTAATACGTATGCACCGATCACTGACAGGACGAACAAGTTTACGAGCTATATTATTTGTTGTACAAAATTCATAGGTTTCTTATTTAACAAATGCCACATAACTACCCTCTCAGCAATGGTACAGCCACCACGGCGGCTACTATGATTAGGCAACAAGTTTTATAATTCCGTTCTTTTCTTTATCgcttttttcactttttttcacattttcgtgttttccacttttttcatgttttcccgTTTTTAATCAATTATCTTGTTATTTAACTGTTAATCTGAAATAAAACAAACTATTGATTATAGTTATAAATTGAGTAGGAACAATGTTATACGAAGCTATTGTTGTACCATTTCTTTGTCATTCTAGTGTAAAATATGTGTAAATGAATTGGTGCATTATCAAGAATATATGTGGATTATCACTTGACGATATTTTTATagaaatagaataaaaagagtGAGACCAAATGAGGAAATACAAATTAAGCTATTACAAggcaaatagaaataaaaaaaagagtcTGAGTGGAAGAAGTGAGAGCAAATTGATAAGGCACTTATAACATTAAGCTTAGCCAATGAGACTTCCATCAATCAAAATATCTACCACTTTGATTTCGGAGAATGACTTTGTCAAAGGACGCCATTTAGCTACTAGCAGTTGCGATGAAACTTGTCTCATAGTTGGTCGGAATTCAGGATTTGTACTCAAACATGAAAATGCAATCATAACAACGTTTATTACTCCTTCAGCAGTTTTACTATGAGGAGACGAAAGGCGTTGGTCAATCACATCCTTTAACAATGTCTGTTGGAAAATTGGTGAGGTgaatgaagatgatgatgaaaaGGACGAGATGAGATCTCCCGGATGCATTCCAATTATTATTTCGAGTGCCACCACACCAAAACTATAAACATCACATTTTTCATTGATCTTCATTGTATATGCCAGTTCTacgaaaaaacaaaaattaaatccacATCATAGTATTCAATCAAGCATAAGAAATTTTTAATAGGTAATATaacaaataaacaaacaaaattaagaaATGTACCTGGAGCAGTATATCCAAATGTGCCTGCAAATGATGTCCAGTTTGAGGAGTCTGGCATCAATAGTCTAGCTGTTCCAAAATCAGAAACATGAGCTTCAAATTCTGAATCCAACAAGACATTATTACTCGTAATGTCTCGATGAATAATTGGAGGAGCACAATCATGATGCATATATGATAGTGCATTAGAAATTCCTTCCATAATATTGAGCCTTTTAATCCAATCCAACTCGATAGCTTCTTCCATGTTACTTAGAATCTTTCTCAAACTTCCTCTTTCAATGAAGTCGTAGATCAGAAAAGAGTGATTGGGATGTGAGCAAAACCCATACAATTTAACAATATTTCGATGAAGTATGTTTGTCAATGCACCAACCTCACTTGCAAATGCTTTCAAATGATTTTGGGACTGGTGAAGTTTCTTAACAGCAACTACTCGATTTGGTGATACTGTAGCTTTGTAGACAATTCCATAGCCTCCTTCCCCGATGCAATATCTAGAGTTGAACCCTTCTGTCACCCCAATAATGTTTTCATATTGCAAATCCTGATCTTGCCCAAACATGTTGTATACCTCACCTGAATTGGCTTTCGTGCTTCTCATTCTTCGGTACAAAAGGAAGAAACCCACAACCAAGAAAAACAATATCAACAGACCACCCAAAACAGCTAAAGCAATTAATCTtccatccttcttcttcacTCTATAATAAGAGCACGACTTCAGTCTGGTATTGTTTCCACACAAGTCTCTATTATTTCTAAGTGCTTCCGGTGGAGCCTCACGAAAAGCTTTAATTCCTGGAATCTGACCTTCCAATTCATTCCATGATAAGTCCACTGTTGTCAAGCTTAACAAATTTTCGAAAGTTTTAGGAATTGAACCTGATAGCAAATTGTGCGATAGGTTCAAAACCTCTAGTCTTTGCAACCCCCCAAATTGTTGTGGAATATCATGAGCCAACTGATTTTGACTGAGATCAAGTTTTTCTAGAGAGCGTAAACTGCTTAGGTTTGATGGAATGCTTTCTTTTAATCTGTTCATGCTAAGATTCAAAAACAATAGTCTCAAGCACCCTCCAAGTTGCTCTGGAATTTCTCCGCTCAGATTGTTGGCTGCTAAATTAAGGTGATCAAGATTAGATAGCATTCCTATTTCATTAGGAATGACACCTGAAAGGTTGTTATCATCGATAAAAATTTTGACCAACTTCTTTAGCTTTCCCAATTCCTTTGGGATAGCCCCTTCAAGCCGATTTGATGTGAGCTCTATCCATTGTAACTGTGGTGAGTTTCCAATTTCAGATGGTATTGTGCCAACAATGTTATTATTTGAGATTTTTAAGGCTGATAAGTTGAGAAAAGATTCCCATTTCCATGAAAGCTCTCCATAAAATTTGTTACGACTTAAGTCCAGGTAGTTCAATCGGGGACATATATCTAAAATTTTAGATATATTTTCTCTGAATTGATTATCCTGGAGTTGAAGTCTGAGTAAACTACTGCAATTTCTCAAGCTTTTGGAGATAGGCCCActcaaataattattaaatgctGAAAAATATTGAATTTTCCCACTAAGGCATAAGCCCTCTGTTAACTGCCCGTTCAATTTATTGTTGGCCATTTGGAATTTAGATAAGGCAGTTAAATTTTTCATCTCCGTGGGAAGAGCTCCAGTGAGATTATTATTTGACAAAATAAGTTCTCTGATGGATGTCAACATTCCAATTTCATgaggtatcaaaccagaaagTTGATTAGAATAAAGAGCAAGAATGGACAAGTTTGTCAAGTTTCCTATAGAGCTTGGAATGG comes from the Euphorbia lathyris chromosome 5, ddEupLath1.1, whole genome shotgun sequence genome and includes:
- the LOC136229914 gene encoding probable leucine-rich repeat receptor-like protein kinase At1g35710; this translates as MSLRKMIIASHETNFLSSLLSFPYSCCFFFSLVVNEEAKALLRWKATLQFQFDGSVLSSWSLSTPLRNWSGISCHHKAESVTNISLQDYGLKGTLHSLSFLSFPYLKELNLRNNSFHGNIPSQLSNFSKLQLLDLSSNHISGSIPKDIGVLSSLGYLDLSNNDLTGVIPISLGNMTNLSTLRLHRNKLSGFIPREIGMLKSVTDLALSFNNLTGTIPTSIGNLTRLSFCYLGANHLSGFIPQEVGMLKSITDLQLSINDLLGTIPSSIGNLTNLSILYLSSNQLSGSIPREVGMLTSITDLRLSNNSLSGSIPSSIGNLANLSILHLFSNQLSGFIPHEVGMLTSITDLELSKNSLTGSIPSSIGNLTNLSILYLRSNQLSGWIPHEIGILTSITHLELSNNSLIGSIPSSIGNLTNLSTLYLDSNQLSGSIPHEIGMLTSITKLIFSRNSLTDSIPSSIGNLTNLSILYLYSNQLSGSIPHEIGMLTSITHLELSNNSLIGSIPSSIGNLTNLSILALYSNQLSGLIPHEIGMLTSIRELILSNNNLTGALPTEMKNLTALSKFQMANNKLNGQLTEGLCLSGKIQYFSAFNNYLSGPISKSLRNCSSLLRLQLQDNQFRENISKILDICPRLNYLDLSRNKFYGELSWKWESFLNLSALKISNNNIVGTIPSEIGNSPQLQWIELTSNRLEGAIPKELGKLKKLVKIFIDDNNLSGVIPNEIGMLSNLDHLNLAANNLSGEIPEQLGGCLRLLFLNLSMNRLKESIPSNLSSLRSLEKLDLSQNQLAHDIPQQFGGLQRLEVLNLSHNLLSGSIPKTFENLLSLTTVDLSWNELEGQIPGIKAFREAPPEALRNNRDLCGNNTRLKSCSYYRVKKKDGRLIALAVLGGLLILFFLVVGFFLLYRRMRSTKANSGEVYNMFGQDQDLQYENIIGVTEGFNSRYCIGEGGYGIVYKATVSPNRVVAVKKLHQSQNHLKAFASEVGALTNILHRNIVKLYGFCSHPNHSFLIYDFIERGSLRKILSNMEEAIELDWIKRLNIMEGISNALSYMHHDCAPPIIHRDITSNNVLLDSEFEAHVSDFGTARLLMPDSSNWTSFAGTFGYTAPELAYTMKINEKCDVYSFGVVALEIIIGMHPGDLISSFSSSSSFTSPIFQQTLLKDVIDQRLSSPHSKTAEGVINVVMIAFSCLSTNPEFRPTMRQVSSQLLVAKWRPLTKSFSEIKVVDILIDGSLIG